The following are encoded together in the Arthrobacter sp. Y-9 genome:
- a CDS encoding helix-turn-helix transcriptional regulator: MNSNGNVADPRAHAHDGPTPRSGTPSQNEQEQLAAGVGSLLVELRKSVHMSQEAAAARAGISVSYLRRLEHGRRRPSGEMLAVLAVVFTRRPSDPMVALARLLEAVGASLGNGSSRRLSRTARGHLADLVARERLVHGAAVRDRGPELMLAPDAQVRVNPRVPLLADVRELAGPALHAVMEERMTVLPDLDGPANW; this comes from the coding sequence GTGAACAGCAACGGCAACGTTGCCGACCCCCGCGCGCACGCACATGATGGGCCTACGCCTCGGAGCGGCACCCCCTCTCAGAACGAGCAGGAACAACTCGCTGCCGGCGTCGGGTCGCTTCTGGTGGAGCTGCGGAAATCAGTGCATATGTCTCAAGAAGCGGCGGCAGCGCGAGCGGGTATCTCGGTGTCCTACTTGCGGCGTCTGGAGCACGGGCGTCGGCGCCCCTCCGGTGAGATGCTCGCGGTCCTCGCGGTCGTCTTCACGCGCCGGCCAAGTGATCCCATGGTTGCCCTTGCAAGGCTCTTGGAGGCCGTAGGGGCGTCGCTGGGGAATGGGAGTTCCCGGAGGCTGTCCAGGACGGCGCGGGGCCACCTGGCGGACCTTGTGGCTCGTGAACGGCTTGTGCATGGGGCGGCGGTGCGGGATCGCGGTCCCGAGCTAATGCTCGCCCCCGACGCGCAGGTGAGAGTCAACCCGCGAGTCCCGCTGTTGGCGGACGTGCGTGAGCTGGCTGGACCGGCGCTTCACGCAGTGATGGAAGAGCGAATGACGGTCTTGCCCGATCTTGACGGCCCGGCCAACTGGTGA
- a CDS encoding helix-turn-helix domain-containing protein: MVDHTGVSYAPYRVSEFAKIAGMTEVAIYQGIKDGTIPSLRVGRRLFVPRERGLRWLRGEE; the protein is encoded by the coding sequence ATGGTCGATCACACGGGCGTCAGCTACGCCCCTTACCGAGTTTCGGAGTTCGCGAAGATCGCAGGCATGACGGAAGTGGCGATCTACCAGGGGATCAAGGACGGCACGATCCCGTCCCTCCGGGTGGGACGCCGACTGTTTGTGCCAAGAGAGCGTGGCCTCCGCTGGCTGCGCGGCGAGGAATGA
- a CDS encoding helix-turn-helix domain-containing protein — translation MDAANRLDRDLSIKEVAELTQQSTRVVSDLVRMGRFPNAYKAGRGGVSSPVRIPAADVDRYRRTQPRAAGSA, via the coding sequence ATGGATGCAGCGAATCGGTTGGATCGGGACCTGTCGATCAAGGAGGTGGCTGAGCTGACACAGCAGAGCACTCGCGTGGTCTCTGATCTGGTCCGGATGGGCCGCTTTCCGAACGCGTACAAGGCGGGACGGGGTGGCGTCAGCTCCCCGGTCCGCATCCCGGCAGCGGACGTTGACCGCTACCGCCGCACCCAGCCCCGCGCCGCGGGGTCTGCCTAG
- a CDS encoding helix-turn-helix transcriptional regulator — translation MKNPGTPDELFGLAVKQLRENEGWTMSELATRLSDAGLTNFHPTTVARMERGERPVRLSEAVVIARLFDVGVDDLVAETRSEVMELEEYIASLKSAHKLAGRWLHSVEFYSGLLRDLASRLERDLAEGQVIPEDAEAIQEGCDQARAILSGPDLTQQWLERIREMSEEEFWEFVTTDYELQPGWVTPTDRDMIVSAVARLKNAAAGQVERGSETDG, via the coding sequence ATGAAGAACCCCGGAACCCCTGATGAACTCTTCGGACTCGCAGTGAAGCAACTGCGAGAGAACGAAGGCTGGACCATGTCAGAGCTTGCAACCAGGCTCTCCGACGCAGGCCTTACCAACTTCCATCCCACGACCGTCGCTCGAATGGAGCGGGGTGAGCGCCCAGTTCGGTTGAGCGAGGCCGTGGTCATCGCTCGGCTGTTCGATGTAGGCGTCGATGATCTTGTCGCCGAAACGCGAAGCGAGGTCATGGAACTTGAGGAGTACATCGCCAGTCTCAAATCCGCTCACAAATTGGCCGGTCGCTGGCTTCACAGCGTCGAGTTCTACTCGGGGCTGCTCCGCGACCTTGCTAGCCGGCTGGAACGCGATTTGGCGGAGGGGCAAGTGATCCCCGAGGACGCGGAAGCCATCCAAGAGGGTTGCGACCAAGCACGCGCGATTCTCTCCGGCCCTGACCTGACACAGCAATGGTTGGAGCGCATCAGAGAGATGTCCGAGGAAGAGTTCTGGGAGTTCGTTACCACGGACTATGAGCTGCAGCCCGGCTGGGTGACGCCGACAGACAGGGACATGATCGTGTCCGCCGTTGCCCGCTTGAAGAACGCTGCAGCAGGGCAAGTTGAACGAGGGAGTGAGACCGATGGCTGA